In Musa acuminata AAA Group cultivar baxijiao chromosome BXJ3-9, Cavendish_Baxijiao_AAA, whole genome shotgun sequence, a single genomic region encodes these proteins:
- the LOC103998239 gene encoding probable GTP-binding protein OBGC1, chloroplastic, translated as MATAAVALSSLRFRPLSAAGARPKAGSPKRPSRPKPNLKSRKVSGGPPSYGSSSGGGGEATTYTRLPPKGDFSLDPSVVPFSSATSGEIRLRESPVPALNSSKEKPSDRHRSRGYDKKAKGSFSVEVIEDELLTFEPDGKFSLDPSLGFHARGSGEFRVEQDIEGSDDEFLEFESDEDEVIVGYGSTHPEVEASDLDLESESDGELEGYLDGDNEFGNGEVKEKGVPAIMRCFDSAKIYVKAGNGGNGVVAFRREKFVPFGGPSGGDGGKGGDVYVEVDGAMNSLLPFRKNVHFRAGRGGHGQGRKQAGAKGEDVVVKVAPGTVIREAFKGGMLGEVLLELLHPGQRALLLPGGRGGRGNASFKSGTNKVPKIAENGEEGAEMWLDLELKLVADVGIVGAPNAGKSTLLSAISAAQPTIANYPFTTLLPNLGVVSLDFDATMVVADLPGLLEGAHRGFGLGHEFLRHAERCSVLVHVVDGSGLQPEYEFDAVRLELELFSPGLAEKPYIVVYNKMDLPEAYESWDSFKERLQARGIQPFYSSAMNRQGTHDIVVAAYELLREERKSKRESEEWTGPLNLNHVADTIQKQRSSSMNEFEIFYDSSSNTWHVDGAGLQRFVQMTNWQYLESLRRFQHVLEACGVNKSLIKRGIKEGDTVIISEMEMVWHDEIEKNDSSSVRKRAIGSVKWPQLY; from the exons ATGGCGACCGCCGCCGTCGCCCTCTCCTCCCTCCGCTTCCGTCCTCTCTCCGCCGCCGGGGCTCGCCCTAAGGCCGGAAGCCCTAAAAGGCCATCTCGTCCCAAGCCTAACCTCAAGTCCCGGAAGGTCTCTGGCGGCCCGCCGTCCTACGGCTCCTCGAGCGGCGGCGGTGGGGAGGCCACGACCTACACCCGCCTCCCTCCCAAGGGCGACTTCTCCCTCGATCCATCCGTCGTTCCGTTCTCCTCAGCGACCTCCGGTGAAATTAGGTTGCGTGAGTCGCCGGTTCCGGCTTTAAATTCTTCTAAGGAAAAGCCTTCGGACCGTCATCGAAGTAGAGGCTacgataagaaggctaaaggttcGTTCTCTGTGGAAGTGATCGAAGATGAGTTGTTGACGTTTGAACCCGATGGCAAGTTCTCCCTCGATCCATCCCTCGGATTCCACGCACGAGGCTCGGGCGAGTTTAGGGTCGAACAG GACATCGAGGGAAGCGACGACGAATTTTTGGAGTTCGAATCGGATGAAGATGAGGTTATTGTGGGGTATGGATCCACGCATCCAGAGGTTGAGGCCTCGGATTTGGATTTAGAGTCTGAATCCGATGGGGAGTTGGAGGGTTATCTTGATGGGGACAATGAGTTTGGGAATGGAGAAGTGAAGGAGAAGGGGGTTCCTGCGATTATGAGATGCTTTGATAGCGCGAAGATATATGTGAAGGCCGGGAATGGAGGGAATGGAGTTGTGGCATTTAGACGTGAGAAATTTGTGCCTTTTGGCGGTCCATCAGGAGGAGATGGAGGGAAGGGAGGAGATGTGTATGTGGAGGTCGATGGGGCAATGAATTCTTTACTCCCATTCCGTAAAAATGTGCACTTCAGGGCTGGGAGAGGTGGGCACGGCCAAGGAAGGAAGCAGGCTGGGGCGAAGGGAGAGGATGTGGTTGTGAAGGTGGCACCTGGAACTGTGATCAGAGAGGCCTTCAAAGGAGGTATGCTGGGTGAGGTGTTGCTGGAGTTATTGCACCCTGGACAGCGGGCACTGCTCTTACCTGGTGGGCGGGGTGGGAGAGGAAATGCATCTTTCAAATCAGGGACTAATAAGGTACCAAAGATTGCAGAAAATGGAGAAGAGGGCGCCGAAAT GTGGTTGGATCTGGAGCTGAAGCTTGTAGCTGATGTTGGAATTGTGGGTGCTCCAAATGCTGGAAAAAGCACTCTCTTAAGTGCTATTAGCGCTGCTCAGCCAACCATCGCCAATTATCCCTTTACAACTTTGCTTCCTAATCTGGGAGTAGTTTCATTAGATTTTGATGCCACGATGGTGGTTGCAGATCTACCAGGTTTGCTTGAAGGTGCTCACAGGGGATTTGGCTTAGGTCATGAGTTCCTAAGACATGCTGAAAGATGTTCTGTCTTG GTGCATGTTGTTGATGGTTCAGGGCTGCAGCCAGAGTATGAATTTGATGCAGTTAGATTGGAACTGGAATTATTTAGCCCAGGGCTCGCAGAGAAGCCGTATATTGTTGTATATAACAAAATGGACCTTCCAGAAGCATATGAGAGCTGGGATTCATTCAAGGAACGTCTGCAAGCTCGTGGAATCCAGCCTTTCTATAGTAGTGCAATGAATAGACAGGGGACACATGATATTGTGGTTGCTGCCTATGAACTTTTAAGGGAAGAAAGGAAATCAAAACGGGAATCTGAAG AGTGGACTGGTCCATTGAACCTAAATCATGTTGCCGACACCATACAAAAGCAACGAAGCTCTTCCATGAATGAATTTGAAATCTTTTACGATAGCAGCTCTAATACATGGCATGTAGATGGGGCTGGATTACAACGTTTTGTTCAAATGACAAATTGGCA GTATTTGGAGTCTTTGAGAAGATTTCAGCATGTTTTGGAGGCATGTGGCGTGAACAAATCTCTAATTAAACGTGGAATTAAAGAAGGGGACACAGTCATCATATCAGAG ATGGAAATGGTGTGGCATGATGAAATTGAAAAAAATGATTCATCGAGCGTGAGAAAACGAGCAATTGGTTCTGTAAAATGGCCGCAATTGTATTAG
- the LOC135650243 gene encoding xylose isomerase-like gives MEIKRTLLLFSLALVLSSVIAEGPHTCPANLEAKCDGGSSDGWEGEFFPGIPKIKYEGPTSKNPLSYKWYNAEEEILGKKMKDWLRFSVAFWHTFRGTGADPFGAPTKSWPWEDGTNSVAMAKRRMRAHFEFMDKLGVDRWCFHDRDIAPDGKTLAETNANLDEVVALAKELQEGTKIKPLWGTAQLFLHPRYMHGAATSSEVGVYAYAAAQVKKAIEVTHYLGGENYVFWGGREGYQSLLNTDMQRELDHLARFLQAAVDYKKKIGFNGTLLIEPKPQEPTKHQYDWDAATAFAFLQKYGLIGEFKLNIECNHATLSGHSCHHELETARINGLLGNIDANTGDPQIGWDTDQFLTDIGEATLVMLSVVRNGGLAPGGFNFDAKLRRESTDVEDMFIAHISGMDTLARGLRNVKKLNEDGSLAELVRRRYQSFDTEIGSLIEAGKADFETLEKQAMEWDEPSVPSGKQELAEMIFQSAL, from the exons ATGGAGATAAAGCGGACTCTGCTGCTGTTCTCCTTGGCCTTGGTCCTATCATCTGTT ATTGCAGAAGGTCCACATACATGCCCAGCTAATCTCGAGGCCAAGTGTGATGGTGGTTCTTCAGATGGCTGGGAAGGCGAGTTCTTCCCAGGCATTCCAAAAATCAAATATGAA GGTCCAACCAGCAAAAATCCACTTTCTTATAAGTGGTATAATGCTGAGGAAGAGATACTTGGAAAGAAAATGAAG GATTGGTTGCGATTTAGTGTTGCCTTTTGGCACACCTTTCGTGGGACTGGTGCTGATCCTTTTGGTGCCCCAACAAAATCATGGCCATGGGAAGATGGTACAAATTCTGTAGCCATGGCCAAAAGACGAA TGAGAGCACACTTTGAATTCATGGACAAACTTGGAGTTGATAGGTGGTGTTTTCATGATAGAGATATAGCTCCAGATGGTAAAACACTTGCG GAAACTAATGCAAACTTGGATGAAGTGGTAGCTCTTGCCAAGGAACTTCAG GAGGGAACTAAAATTAAACCTTTGTGGGGCACAGCGCAACTTTTCTTGCATCCTCGCTACATGCATGGAGCAGCTACTAG CTCAGAGGTTGGAGTTTATGCTTATGCGGCTGCTCAAGTCAAGAAGGCCATTGAG GTAACACACTACCTAGGAGGAGAGAACTATGTTTTTTGGGGTGGACGTGAAGGGTATCAGTCACTTCTTAACACTGATATGCAAAGAGAGCTTGATCACTTG GCAAGATTTCTTCAAGCTGCTGTTGATTACAAGAAGAAGATAGGGTTCAATG GAACTCTGCTGATTGAGCCCAAACCACAAGAACCGACAAAGCACCA ATATGACTGGGATGCTGCAACGGCCTTTGCTTTCCTTCAAAAGTATGGCCTTATAG GAGAGTTCAAGCTGAATATTGAATGTAACCATGCTACTTTGTCTGGTCATAG CTGTCATCATGAGCTTGAAACTGCAAGGATAAATGGATTACTTGGAAATATCGATGCAAATACTGGTGATCCTCAGATTG GTTGGGACACAGATCAGTTCCTTACAGACATTGGAGAGGCAACCTTAGTTATGTTAAGTGTTGTGAGAAAT GGAGGACTTGCACCTGGTGGATTTAACTTTGATGCAAAACT GCGGAGAGAGAGCACTGATGTTGAGGACATGTTCATTGCTCATATTTCTGGAATGGACACATTAGCCCGTGGACTCCGAAATGTTAAAAAATTAAACGAG GATGGTTCCCTGGCAGAGCTTGTCCGCAGGCGCTACCAAAGTTTTGACACAGAGATTGGGTCTTTAATTGAG GCTGGCAAAGCCGACTTCGAGACACTTGAAAAGCAGGCCATGGAATGGGATGAACCTTCTGTTCCATCCGGAAAGCAG GAACTCGCGGAGATGATATTCCAATCTGCACTATAG
- the LOC103998238 gene encoding bidirectional sugar transporter SWEET14: protein MLVITIENPLATAAGLAGNILSFLVVLAPMPTFYKIYKKKSTEEFGSVPYMVGLFSAMMWIYYGALTMDFLLLSINVGASLIETAYLILFLIYAPAKPRAFTLKLVSLFNVGAYGSVVLFTMLFLRGGRRTNIAGWICASFAFSCFVAPLSIIKQVIRTKSVEYMPISLSFFLTVSAIAWLSYGLLLGDLHVALPNVVGFLFGVAQIIIYLVYKNAKKDDTKTKLGNQPAEATATAVTSGSDIELPEKLSTPQAEV from the exons ATGCTGGTCATCACCATCGAGAACCCTTTGGCTACGGCAGCTGGCCTTGCCG GAAATATTCTATCTTTTCTGGTGGTTTTGGCACCCAT GCCAACATTCTACAAGATCTACAAGAAGAAATCCACAGAAGAGTTTGGTTCGGTGCCATACATGGTGGGCTTGTTCAGTGCCATGATGTGGATTTATTATGGTGCCCTTACAATGGATTTCCTGCTGCTCTCCATCAATGTTGGAGCTTCCCTTATCGAGACGGCCTATCTCATACTGTTCCTGATTTATGCCCCGGCGAAGCCCAGG GCCTTCACGCTGAAGCTGGTATCCCTATTCAATGTTGGCGCCTACGGTTCGGTCGTCCTCTTCACCATGCTATTTCTCCGGGGAGGACGACGAACCAACATCGCAGGCTGGATCTGTGCCTCCTTCGCCTTCAGCTGTTTTGTGGCTCCGCTATCCATTATA AAGCAGGTGATAAGAACGAAGAGCGTGGAGTACATGCCGATCTCACTCTCCTTCTTCCTCACCGTGTCTGCAATTGCATGGCTCAGCTACGGTCTCCTTCTCGGCGATCTGCACGTAGCg CTTCCCAATGTGGTGGGGTTCTTGTTCGGGGTAGCCCAAATCATCATTTACCTCGTCTACAAGAACGCGAAGAAGGATGATACGAAGACCAAGCTCGGCAACCAGCCCGCGGAAGCCACGGCTACAGCAGTGACTTCAGGCTCCGACATCGAACTCCCTGAGAAGCTGAGCACTCCACAAGCTGAGGTGTAG